One window of the Janthinobacterium sp. PAMC25594 genome contains the following:
- the groL gene encoding chaperonin GroEL (60 kDa chaperone family; promotes refolding of misfolded polypeptides especially under stressful conditions; forms two stacked rings of heptamers to form a barrel-shaped 14mer; ends can be capped by GroES; misfolded proteins enter the barrel where they are refolded when GroES binds) produces the protein MAAKEVVFGDAARAKMVEGVNILANAVKVTLGPKGRNVVLERSFGAPTVTKDGVSVAKEVELKDKLMNMGAQMVKEVASRTSDNAGDGTTTATVLAQAIVREGMKFVAAGMNPMDLKRGIDKAVAATVEELAKIARPCTTTKEIAQVGAISANSDYSIGERIAEAMEKVGKEGVITVEDGKSLNDELDIVEGMQFDRGYLSPYFINNPEKQVAVLDSPFVLLCDKKISNIRDLLPVLEQVAKAGRPLLIIAEDIEGEALATLVVNNIRGILKTCAVKAPGFGDRRKAMLEDIAVLTGGQVIAEEVGLTLEKVTLAELGQAKRIEVGKENTIVIDGAGEAASIEARVKQVRVQIEEATSDYDREKLQERVAKLAGGVAVIKVGAATEVEMKEKKARVEDALHATRAAVEEGIVPGGGVALLRARANITVKGDNPDQDAGIKIVLRAMEEPLRMIVQNAGEEASVVVAAVLAGTGNYGYNAANGTYGDMVEMGVLDPAKVTRSALQNAASIASLMLTTDCMVCEIADDKAGGGMGGGMGGMGGMGGMDGMM, from the coding sequence ATGGCAGCTAAAGAAGTAGTATTCGGCGACGCAGCGCGCGCCAAGATGGTCGAAGGCGTCAATATCCTCGCCAACGCAGTCAAAGTAACGCTGGGCCCGAAAGGCCGCAACGTCGTGCTGGAGCGCTCGTTCGGCGCCCCTACCGTCACCAAGGATGGTGTTTCGGTAGCGAAAGAAGTTGAACTCAAAGACAAGCTCATGAACATGGGCGCGCAAATGGTCAAGGAAGTTGCTTCCCGCACCAGCGACAACGCCGGCGACGGTACCACCACCGCGACCGTGCTGGCACAAGCCATCGTGCGCGAAGGCATGAAGTTCGTTGCCGCCGGCATGAACCCGATGGACCTGAAGCGCGGTATCGACAAAGCGGTTGCCGCCACCGTCGAAGAACTGGCGAAAATCGCCCGTCCTTGCACCACGACCAAAGAAATCGCCCAGGTTGGCGCGATCTCGGCGAACTCGGACTACTCGATCGGCGAGCGTATCGCTGAAGCGATGGAAAAAGTCGGCAAAGAAGGCGTGATCACGGTAGAAGACGGCAAGTCGCTGAACGACGAGCTGGACATCGTTGAAGGTATGCAGTTCGACCGCGGCTACCTGTCGCCATACTTCATCAACAACCCAGAGAAGCAAGTTGCCGTCCTGGACAGCCCATTCGTCCTGCTGTGCGACAAGAAAATCTCGAACATCCGTGACCTGCTGCCGGTACTGGAACAAGTCGCAAAAGCTGGCCGTCCACTGCTGATCATCGCAGAAGACATCGAAGGCGAAGCGCTGGCGACCCTGGTTGTGAACAACATCCGCGGCATCCTGAAAACTTGCGCAGTGAAAGCACCTGGCTTCGGCGACCGCCGCAAAGCCATGCTGGAAGACATCGCTGTCCTGACGGGCGGCCAGGTCATCGCTGAAGAAGTCGGCCTGACCCTGGAAAAAGTGACCCTGGCCGAACTGGGCCAGGCGAAACGCATCGAAGTCGGCAAAGAAAACACCATCGTCATCGATGGCGCTGGCGAAGCTGCCTCGATCGAAGCACGCGTGAAACAAGTGCGTGTACAGATCGAAGAAGCGACCTCGGACTACGACCGTGAAAAACTGCAAGAGCGCGTCGCCAAACTGGCTGGCGGCGTTGCCGTGATCAAGGTTGGCGCAGCCACCGAAGTCGAAATGAAAGAGAAAAAAGCCCGCGTTGAAGATGCACTGCACGCGACCCGCGCTGCTGTGGAAGAAGGCATCGTGCCAGGCGGCGGCGTAGCCCTGCTGCGCGCACGCGCCAACATCACGGTCAAGGGCGACAATCCTGATCAAGACGCTGGTATCAAGATCGTCCTGCGCGCAATGGAAGAGCCACTGCGCATGATCGTGCAAAACGCTGGCGAAGAAGCTTCGGTCGTCGTGGCAGCCGTACTGGCTGGCACGGGCAACTACGGCTACAACGCTGCCAACGGCACGTATGGCGACATGGTGGAAATGGGCGTCCTGGACCCAGCCAAAGTGACCCGTTCGGCGCTGCAAAACGCCGCTTCGATCGCTTCGCTGATGCTGACAACCGACTGCATGGTCTGCGAAATCGCTGACGACAAAGCAGGCGGCGGCATGGGCGGCGGCATGGGTGGTATGGGCGGCATGGGTGGCATGGACGGCATGATGTAA
- a CDS encoding LysR family transcriptional regulator has translation MNLELRQLRYFVTVAEELHFGRAAARLHMTQPPLSQTIMALEELLGAPLFVRTRREVQLTPAGTALLPEARRLLAQALDLPALVRRAAQGEAGRLSLAFVSSADYSVLPPLLRAYQTAYPQVQIALQEATSDLQLDELLAGRTDAGLLIPPLPEKAKGELDYLPVLAEPLVLAAPSGLDILNTPGPVRLRDLPPLPLIIFPRAISPALHDAIVGVFRAAGITPQIGQEAIQMQTIVSLVSAGMGIALVPQSVSNLMRPGVEYRPLQEATPLVETGLAWRRDNPSAVLQGFLALLRKQLSATAD, from the coding sequence ATGAATCTTGAGCTGCGCCAGCTGCGCTATTTCGTCACCGTCGCCGAGGAATTGCACTTCGGCCGCGCCGCCGCGCGCCTGCACATGACGCAGCCACCGCTGTCGCAAACCATCATGGCGCTGGAAGAACTGCTGGGCGCACCGCTGTTCGTGCGCACCCGGCGCGAGGTGCAGCTGACGCCGGCCGGCACGGCCCTGCTGCCCGAGGCGCGCCGCCTGCTGGCGCAGGCGCTCGATTTGCCCGCGCTGGTACGGCGGGCCGCGCAGGGCGAGGCGGGGCGTCTGAGCCTGGCGTTTGTCTCGTCGGCCGACTACAGCGTGCTGCCGCCCCTGCTGCGCGCCTACCAGACCGCCTATCCGCAGGTGCAGATCGCGTTGCAGGAAGCCACCTCCGACTTGCAGCTCGATGAATTGCTGGCCGGGCGCACGGATGCGGGCCTGTTGATCCCGCCCCTGCCCGAGAAGGCGAAAGGAGAGCTCGACTACCTGCCCGTGCTGGCCGAGCCGCTGGTGCTGGCCGCGCCGTCCGGCCTCGACATATTAAATACGCCGGGCCCCGTACGCCTGCGCGACCTGCCGCCCCTGCCTTTGATCATTTTCCCGCGCGCGATATCGCCCGCCCTGCACGACGCGATAGTGGGCGTGTTCCGCGCGGCTGGCATCACGCCGCAGATCGGCCAGGAAGCGATCCAGATGCAAACCATCGTCAGCCTCGTCTCGGCTGGCATGGGCATCGCGCTTGTGCCACAATCGGTATCGAATCTGATGCGCCCGGGCGTAGAATACAGGCCGTTGCAGGAAGCCACGCCGCTGGTGGAAACGGGCCTGGCCTGGCGCCGCGACAATCCGTCCGCCGTGCTGCAGGGTTTCCTGGCGCTGCTGCGCAAGCAACTCAGCGCGACCGCCGATTAA
- a CDS encoding c-type cytochrome has protein sequence MKRFMLVSVLTVSALASQAALANPDLAKAKNCMACHAVSTKLVGPAYKDVAAKYAGQKDAEAKLVAKVMKGGSGTWGAIPMPANPQVSEAEAHTLVKWVLAQK, from the coding sequence ATGAAACGTTTTATGTTGGTGAGTGTATTGACCGTATCGGCTCTGGCATCGCAAGCAGCATTGGCCAATCCGGACCTGGCGAAAGCAAAAAACTGCATGGCTTGCCACGCGGTGAGCACGAAACTGGTGGGTCCTGCGTATAAAGACGTGGCGGCCAAGTATGCCGGTCAAAAAGACGCGGAAGCCAAGCTCGTGGCGAAAGTCATGAAGGGCGGTTCCGGCACCTGGGGCGCGATCCCGATGCCAGCGAACCCGCAAGTGAGCGAGGCGGAAGCCCACACCTTGGTCAAATGGGTACTGGCACAGAAATAA
- a CDS encoding EVE domain-containing protein — MKQYWLMKSEPDEVSIDDLMAAPDHTMPWFGVRNYQARNFMRDGMRPGDGVLFYHSSCPQPGVAGVAEVASGAYPDHSQFEEGGKYFDAKATPEQPRWISVDVRGVKKTALLPLSEMRQMPELEDMLLLKKGSRLSITPVTPAQWKVITSKLQA; from the coding sequence ATGAAACAATATTGGCTGATGAAATCCGAACCCGATGAAGTGAGCATCGACGACCTGATGGCGGCGCCCGATCACACCATGCCGTGGTTCGGCGTGCGCAACTACCAGGCGCGCAACTTCATGCGCGATGGCATGCGGCCGGGCGATGGCGTGCTGTTTTATCATTCGAGCTGCCCGCAGCCGGGCGTGGCGGGCGTGGCCGAAGTGGCCAGCGGCGCGTATCCCGATCACAGCCAGTTTGAAGAAGGTGGCAAGTATTTCGATGCCAAGGCCACGCCTGAACAGCCGCGCTGGATCAGTGTCGATGTGCGCGGCGTGAAGAAGACGGCGCTGCTGCCTCTGTCCGAGATGCGCCAGATGCCGGAACTGGAAGACATGCTGCTGTTGAAGAAGGGCAGCCGTTTGTCCATCACGCCGGTGACGCCGGCGCAATGGAAGGTGATTACAAGTAAGTTGCAGGCTTAA
- a CDS encoding cell division protein ZapA produces the protein MPRVDVNIMGQSYSMVCRDGEERALREAAIYLDSKMKAIRDAGKVKGNDRIAVLAALGVAAEFLSVKSPQGPLSELTILEVKQKISAMHTVLDSALTPQENLF, from the coding sequence ATGCCGCGTGTCGATGTCAATATCATGGGCCAGTCCTACAGCATGGTGTGTCGCGACGGCGAAGAGCGCGCGCTGCGCGAAGCGGCGATCTATCTCGATAGCAAAATGAAAGCCATCCGCGACGCGGGCAAGGTCAAGGGCAACGACCGCATCGCCGTGCTGGCCGCGCTGGGTGTGGCCGCGGAATTCCTCTCCGTGAAGTCGCCGCAAGGTCCGCTGTCGGAATTGACGATCCTCGAAGTGAAGCAGAAAATCTCGGCCATGCACACTGTGCTCGACAGCGCATTGACGCCCCAGGAAAACCTTTTTTAA
- a CDS encoding GNAT family N-acetyltransferase has translation MPATSVRPLAPDDAPAYRALRLAGIAELPAAFCTTHAAESGLPLAQIAQRLRATSHQIIFGAFNEEQLIAIAGLRREPIAVVHDKASLWGVYVAPQARGRGAGRQLVQAAIDHACAIPELGRVCLAVAQDNHAALSLYLGCGFTLADSPAADGMLPLQLLLPRPARASAESNVFMKINTLQIPAK, from the coding sequence ATGCCCGCCACCTCTGTCCGCCCCCTTGCACCAGACGACGCGCCCGCCTACCGCGCGCTGCGCCTGGCCGGCATCGCCGAACTGCCCGCCGCCTTCTGCACCACGCACGCAGCGGAAAGCGGCTTGCCGCTGGCACAGATCGCCCAGCGCTTGCGCGCCACCTCGCACCAAATAATATTTGGCGCTTTCAACGAAGAGCAATTGATCGCCATTGCCGGCCTGCGCCGCGAACCGATCGCCGTCGTGCATGACAAGGCCAGCCTGTGGGGCGTGTATGTGGCGCCGCAGGCGCGTGGACGCGGCGCGGGACGGCAGCTGGTGCAGGCCGCCATCGACCATGCCTGCGCCATTCCCGAGCTGGGCCGCGTGTGCCTGGCCGTGGCGCAGGACAACCACGCGGCGTTGAGCCTGTACCTGGGCTGCGGCTTTACCCTGGCGGACAGCCCCGCAGCGGATGGCATGCTGCCACTGCAGCTGCTGCTGCCCCGTCCGGCGCGTGCAAGTGCCGAAAGTAATGTCTTTATGAAAATCAATACCTTACAAATCCCTGCGAAATAG
- a CDS encoding LysR family transcriptional regulator, whose protein sequence is MTTSIAWEYYRSLLAVLKHGSLSGAARALGITQPTVGRHIAALEKELGATLFTRSQQGLLPTEVALALRPHAETMEHTAALMQRAASSQGQGVTGVVRIAVSEVVGVEVLPPILARLRVRHPGLTIELVLSNKVQDLLRREADIAVRMLRPRQEQLVARKVGEIELGLHAHADYLAQHGTPAGLLDLAQHAVIGYDEASPFVRNAAAVFQGFSRDNFAWRSDSDLAQLALIRAGAGIGVCQVGLAARDPALRRVLPQAFSLPMETWVTMHEDLRGSLRCRATFDALAEGLLAYVAEQPFT, encoded by the coding sequence ATGACCACCTCGATTGCCTGGGAATACTATCGTTCGTTGCTGGCCGTGCTGAAACACGGCTCGCTGTCCGGCGCGGCCCGCGCGCTGGGCATCACGCAGCCCACCGTCGGCCGGCATATCGCCGCTCTGGAAAAGGAGCTGGGCGCGACCCTGTTTACGCGCTCCCAGCAGGGCTTGCTGCCCACGGAAGTGGCGCTGGCGCTGCGGCCCCATGCGGAGACCATGGAGCACACTGCCGCCCTGATGCAGCGCGCCGCCAGCAGCCAGGGGCAGGGCGTGACCGGCGTCGTGCGCATCGCGGTCAGCGAAGTGGTGGGCGTGGAAGTGCTGCCGCCGATACTGGCCCGCCTGCGCGTACGCCATCCGGGCTTGACCATCGAATTGGTATTGAGCAACAAGGTGCAGGATTTGCTGCGCCGCGAGGCGGACATCGCCGTGCGCATGCTGCGCCCGCGTCAGGAGCAGCTGGTGGCGCGCAAGGTGGGCGAGATCGAACTGGGCTTGCATGCCCACGCGGATTATCTGGCGCAGCATGGCACGCCGGCCGGATTGCTTGACTTAGCGCAACACGCCGTCATCGGCTACGACGAGGCGAGCCCCTTCGTGCGCAACGCGGCTGCGGTCTTTCAGGGATTTTCGCGGGACAACTTTGCCTGGCGCAGCGACAGCGACCTGGCGCAACTGGCCCTGATACGCGCGGGCGCCGGTATCGGCGTGTGCCAGGTGGGGCTGGCGGCGCGCGATCCGGCCCTGCGGCGCGTGTTGCCGCAAGCGTTTTCGCTGCCGATGGAAACCTGGGTCACCATGCATGAAGACTTGCGCGGCAGCCTGCGCTGCCGCGCCACCTTCGACGCGCTGGCCGAAGGTTTACTCGCTTACGTGGCAGAACAGCCGTTTACTTGA
- the groES gene encoding co-chaperone GroES, with amino-acid sequence MNLRPLNDRVIVKRLDQETKTASGLIIPDAAAEKPDQGEVLAVGNGKILDDGKVRPLDVKVGDRVLFGKYAGQTVKVDGDELLVMREEDIMAIVVK; translated from the coding sequence ATGAATCTGCGCCCATTGAACGATCGCGTCATCGTCAAACGCCTCGACCAGGAAACCAAAACTGCGTCCGGCCTCATCATTCCTGATGCAGCCGCTGAAAAACCGGATCAAGGCGAAGTCCTTGCCGTAGGCAATGGCAAGATTCTCGACGACGGCAAAGTCCGTCCTCTGGATGTCAAAGTGGGCGACCGCGTCCTGTTCGGCAAGTACGCCGGCCAAACCGTCAAAGTTGACGGCGATGAGCTGCTGGTCATGCGCGAAGAAGACATCATGGCGATCGTCGTCAAGTAA
- the lgt gene encoding prolipoprotein diacylglyceryl transferase encodes MLIHPMPDPIAIQIGPLAVHWYGLMYVLAFALFIILGRVRIKQPHIAVLGWKKEDLDDMLFYGMLGVVIGGRLGEVLFYRPEYFMHNPLEIFMVWHGGMSFHGGFLGVILAMYLWSRKAGRNLFDVLDFIAPLVPLGYAAGRLGNFINAELPGRIAPDTLPWAMQWPGIPYPVHPSPIYQMLIDGILVFIILWLYARKQRPRMAVGAMFTLLYGCARFFTEYFRTPDWEVVWLGVPITSGQMLSLPMIVGAIALLVWAYKSQVMGTPPTKARAA; translated from the coding sequence ATGCTGATACACCCGATGCCCGACCCGATAGCCATCCAGATCGGCCCGCTCGCCGTGCACTGGTACGGCCTGATGTATGTGCTGGCCTTTGCCCTGTTCATTATCCTGGGCAGAGTGCGCATCAAGCAGCCGCACATCGCCGTGCTGGGCTGGAAGAAGGAAGACCTCGATGACATGCTGTTCTACGGCATGCTGGGCGTGGTGATCGGCGGGCGCCTGGGCGAAGTGCTGTTCTACCGCCCCGAATACTTCATGCACAATCCGCTCGAGATCTTCATGGTCTGGCATGGCGGCATGTCCTTCCATGGCGGCTTCCTCGGCGTCATCCTGGCCATGTATCTGTGGAGCCGCAAGGCGGGCCGCAACCTGTTCGACGTGCTCGACTTCATCGCCCCGCTGGTGCCGCTCGGTTATGCGGCCGGCCGCCTGGGCAACTTCATCAATGCCGAACTGCCGGGCCGCATCGCGCCGGACACCCTGCCGTGGGCCATGCAGTGGCCAGGCATTCCGTATCCCGTGCACCCGTCGCCGATCTACCAGATGCTGATCGACGGCATTTTGGTGTTCATCATCCTGTGGCTGTATGCGCGCAAGCAGCGCCCGCGCATGGCCGTCGGCGCCATGTTCACCCTGCTGTACGGCTGCGCGCGCTTCTTCACGGAATACTTCCGCACGCCGGACTGGGAAGTCGTCTGGCTGGGCGTGCCGATCACCTCGGGTCAGATGCTGTCGCTGCCGATGATCGTCGGCGCCATCGCGCTGCTGGTATGGGCGTATAAAAGCCAGGTGATGGGCACGCCGCCCACCAAGGCGCGCGCAGCCTGA
- the ilvD gene encoding dihydroxy-acid dehydratase produces MPQYRSRTTTHGRNMAGARALWRATGMKDGDFDKPIIAVVNSFTQFVPGHVHLKDLGQMVAREIEAAGGVAKEFNTIAVDDGIAMGHGGMLYSLPSRDLIADSVEYMVNAHCADAMVCISNCDKITPGMLMAAMRINIPVVFISGGPMEAGKVVKVVNGTQKIIKLDLVDAMIKAGDSSVSDADVAEIERSACPTCGSCSGMFTANSMNCLTEALGLALPGNGTILATHSDRQQLFLRAGRLIVELAKRHYEQDDYSVLPRSIATKAAFENAMALDVSMGGSTNTVLHLLAAAHEAEVEFTMADIDRISRKVPCLCKVAPMTDKYHIEDVHRAGGIVGILGELARAGLLNTTLPTIHAPTLADAIAQNDIMCTDNPAVHELFRAAPGGVPTQTAFSQSERFAAVDMDRATGCIRDKAHAYSQDGGLAVLYGNLAEKGCIVKTAGVDESILKFSGKARVFESQDTAVAAILADTVHEGDVVIIRYEGPKGGPGMQEMLYPTSYIKSKGLGKACALFTDGRFSGGSSGLVIGHASPEAAEGGAIGLVEEGDFIDIDIPERSINLRVTDAQLAARRAAMEAKGDDAWLPVNRERYVSQALQAYAALTTSADRGAVRDLSQLKKQKR; encoded by the coding sequence ATGCCGCAATACCGCTCCCGCACCACCACCCACGGCCGCAACATGGCTGGCGCCCGCGCCCTGTGGCGCGCCACCGGCATGAAGGATGGCGACTTCGACAAGCCGATCATCGCCGTCGTCAACTCGTTCACCCAGTTCGTGCCCGGTCACGTGCATCTGAAGGATCTGGGCCAGATGGTGGCGCGCGAAATCGAGGCGGCCGGCGGCGTGGCCAAGGAATTCAACACCATCGCCGTCGATGACGGCATCGCCATGGGCCACGGCGGCATGCTGTATTCGCTGCCCTCGCGCGACCTGATCGCCGACTCCGTCGAATACATGGTCAATGCCCACTGCGCCGACGCCATGGTCTGCATCTCGAACTGCGACAAGATCACGCCGGGCATGCTGATGGCCGCCATGCGCATCAACATCCCCGTCGTGTTTATTTCCGGCGGGCCGATGGAAGCGGGCAAGGTCGTCAAGGTGGTCAACGGCACGCAGAAGATCATCAAGCTCGATCTGGTCGACGCCATGATCAAGGCGGGCGACAGCAGCGTGTCCGACGCCGACGTGGCGGAAATCGAACGCTCGGCCTGCCCGACCTGCGGTTCCTGCTCCGGCATGTTTACGGCCAACTCGATGAACTGTCTGACCGAAGCGCTGGGCCTGGCCCTGCCCGGCAACGGCACGATTCTGGCCACGCACTCGGACCGCCAGCAGCTGTTCCTGCGCGCGGGACGCCTGATCGTCGAACTGGCCAAGCGCCACTACGAGCAGGATGACTACTCGGTGCTGCCACGCTCGATCGCCACCAAGGCCGCGTTCGAGAACGCCATGGCGCTCGACGTCTCCATGGGCGGCTCGACCAACACCGTGCTGCATTTGCTGGCCGCCGCGCACGAGGCGGAAGTGGAATTCACCATGGCCGACATCGACCGCATCTCGCGCAAGGTACCGTGCCTGTGCAAGGTCGCGCCGATGACGGACAAATACCATATCGAAGACGTGCACCGCGCCGGCGGCATCGTGGGGATTCTGGGCGAACTGGCGCGCGCCGGCCTCTTGAACACGACCTTGCCAACGATCCACGCGCCGACCCTGGCCGACGCCATCGCGCAAAACGACATCATGTGCACGGACAATCCGGCCGTGCATGAACTGTTCCGCGCCGCGCCGGGCGGCGTGCCGACGCAGACGGCGTTTTCGCAGTCTGAGCGTTTTGCCGCCGTCGACATGGACCGCGCCACCGGCTGCATCCGCGACAAGGCGCATGCGTACTCGCAGGATGGCGGCCTGGCCGTCCTGTACGGCAACCTGGCCGAAAAGGGCTGCATCGTCAAGACGGCCGGCGTCGATGAAAGCATTTTGAAATTCTCGGGCAAGGCGCGCGTGTTCGAAAGCCAGGATACCGCTGTTGCAGCGATTTTGGCCGATACCGTGCATGAGGGCGATGTCGTCATCATTCGCTACGAAGGCCCGAAAGGCGGCCCCGGCATGCAGGAAATGCTGTATCCGACCTCGTACATCAAATCGAAGGGCCTGGGCAAGGCGTGCGCGCTGTTCACGGACGGGCGCTTCTCGGGCGGTTCCTCGGGCCTGGTGATCGGCCACGCTTCGCCGGAAGCGGCCGAAGGCGGTGCCATCGGCCTGGTGGAAGAGGGCGACTTCATCGACATCGACATCCCCGAGCGCAGCATCAACCTGCGCGTCACGGATGCGCAGCTGGCCGCGCGCCGCGCCGCCATGGAAGCGAAGGGCGACGATGCCTGGCTGCCCGTCAACCGCGAGCGCTACGTGTCGCAGGCGCTGCAGGCGTATGCGGCGCTGACGACGTCGGCCGACCGCGGCGCCGTGCGCGACCTGTCGCAGCTGAAAAAGCAGAAACGCTGA
- a CDS encoding NAD(P)H-binding protein → MENTKTVLVLGATGGIGGEMLRQLLAASWQVRALTRGATPSPRGDGIEWLRGDALSRADVLAAAKGCAVIVHAVNPPGYRHWGRLVLPMLDNTIAAATAEGATIVLPGTVYNFGPDAFPVLAEEAPQHPQTRKGAIRVELEARLERASTQGARVLIVRAGDFFGPRAGNNWFSQGLVKPGQGVRSILYPGAPGVGHQWSYLPDVARTMLQLLSMRATLPAFSRFHMAGHWDHDGRQMTGAIARVVAQATGTPPAIRRFPWWLVALASPFVATLREMREMRYLWQTPLRMENARLLAVLGQEPHTPLDEAVRATLQGMGNLQKATGKKNAPGLPAR, encoded by the coding sequence ATGGAAAACACGAAAACGGTTTTGGTACTGGGCGCCACGGGCGGCATCGGCGGCGAGATGCTGCGCCAGCTATTGGCGGCGAGCTGGCAGGTGCGCGCCTTGACGCGGGGAGCAACGCCATCGCCACGCGGCGACGGCATTGAATGGCTGCGCGGCGACGCGCTGTCGCGCGCGGACGTGCTGGCGGCCGCCAAAGGCTGCGCCGTCATCGTGCACGCCGTCAACCCGCCCGGCTACCGCCACTGGGGCCGGCTGGTGCTGCCCATGCTCGACAACACCATCGCCGCGGCGACGGCCGAAGGCGCCACCATCGTGCTGCCTGGTACCGTCTACAACTTTGGGCCCGACGCCTTTCCCGTGCTGGCAGAAGAGGCGCCGCAGCACCCGCAGACGCGCAAGGGCGCCATCCGCGTGGAACTGGAAGCACGGCTGGAACGGGCCAGCACGCAGGGCGCCAGGGTGCTGATCGTGCGCGCGGGCGACTTCTTCGGCCCCCGCGCCGGCAACAACTGGTTTTCGCAGGGCCTGGTGAAACCGGGCCAGGGCGTGCGCAGCATCCTGTATCCGGGCGCGCCCGGCGTGGGCCACCAGTGGTCCTACCTGCCGGACGTGGCGCGCACGATGCTGCAATTGCTGTCCATGCGCGCCACCTTGCCCGCGTTCTCCCGCTTTCACATGGCCGGCCACTGGGACCACGACGGCCGGCAAATGACGGGCGCGATTGCCCGCGTGGTGGCACAGGCCACAGGCACGCCTCCGGCCATCCGGCGCTTTCCGTGGTGGCTGGTGGCGCTGGCGTCGCCGTTCGTGGCGACCCTGCGCGAAATGCGCGAGATGCGCTATCTGTGGCAAACGCCCTTGCGCATGGAGAATGCGCGGCTGCTGGCCGTGCTGGGGCAAGAGCCGCATACGCCGCTCGACGAGGCCGTGCGGGCGACATTGCAGGGCATGGGTAATCTGCAAAAGGCAACGGGCAAAAAAAATGCGCCGGGATTGCCGGCGCGCTGA
- a CDS encoding DUF904 domain-containing protein: MERPPYSGGMISEFNELSDKIGLLAEMTHALRRENAQLRKDNTALAAENALYVQRMREAQERVEALLEKIPELVQAGLEQAASEAGAYIAENEKEA; the protein is encoded by the coding sequence ATGGAGCGTCCGCCCTATAGTGGCGGGATGATTTCCGAATTCAACGAATTATCCGACAAAATAGGCCTGCTGGCCGAAATGACCCATGCGCTGCGCCGTGAAAACGCGCAACTGCGCAAGGACAATACCGCGCTGGCCGCCGAGAACGCCCTGTATGTACAACGCATGCGCGAGGCGCAGGAGCGGGTGGAAGCGTTGCTGGAAAAAATTCCCGAACTGGTGCAAGCTGGCCTGGAGCAAGCCGCTTCGGAAGCGGGCGCTTATATTGCCGAGAACGAGAAGGAAGCGTAA